A part of Phoenix dactylifera cultivar Barhee BC4 chromosome 2, palm_55x_up_171113_PBpolish2nd_filt_p, whole genome shotgun sequence genomic DNA contains:
- the LOC103714589 gene encoding histone acetyltransferase MCC1, whose amino-acid sequence MLDPGAAHRPTIIYRPIQPSDFEVLEQIHAALFPIRYEREFFLDVVNGHGIVSWAAVDISRLDGQNDELIGFVTTRIIPVTESEIEDLLRYDPSRKNQILVYILTLGVVEHYRNLGIATSLVREVIKYASSMPSCRAVYLHVIAYNQPAISFYKKMLFRLVRRLPSFYYIQGQHYDSYLFVFYLNGGRSPCSPLEIMAAVATYFRGLFRMLSAKLRNGEKSLPRWSKYKETSTLLVTQNKRILGAENAIHQSG is encoded by the exons ATGTTAGACCCAGGAGCTGCACATCGTCCAACTATTATTTACAGGCCCATACAACCTTCTGATTTTGAAGTTCTTGAGCAGATCCATGCTGCTTTATTTCCTATAAG GTATGAGAGAGAATTCTTCCTCGATGTGGTCAATGGCCATGGAATTGTCTCTTGGGCTGCTGTTGACATTAGCAGGCTTGATGGTCAAAATGATGAACTAATTGGATTTGTCACTACACGTATTATCCCAGTAACAGAAAGCGAG ATTGAGGATTTGCTCAGATACgatccttcaagaaaaaatcaaATACTAGTCTATATCTTGACACTTGGTGTGGTAGAGCATTATAGAAACCTTGGCATAG CTACTTCACTGGTTCGGGAGGTAATTAAATATGCTTCAAGCATGCCTAGCTGCAGAGCAGTATATTTGCATGTTATTGCTTACAACCAGCCAGCCATCAGTTTCTATAAGAAGATGCTATTTAGGCTTGTAAGAAGATTGCCAAGTTTTTACTACATTCAGGGCCAGCATTATGATTCATACTTGTTTGTGTTCTATCTAAATGGTGGCCGGTCTCCCTGCTCTCCACT agaaattatggcaGCAGTGGCAACTTACTTTAGGGGCCTCTTTAGAATGCTTTCTGCCAAACTGAGGAATGGGGAGAAGAGTCTCCCAAGATGGTCCAAATATAAAGAAACAAGCACTCTTTTAGTTACTCAAAATAAGAGGATCCTTGGTGCAGAGAATGCTATACATCAGTCTGGTTAA